From Veillonella dispar, one genomic window encodes:
- a CDS encoding 1-propanol dehydrogenase PduQ → MNKWTFPTQIYAGPDSLNRLTEFNNESILIICDPFLKDSPSLTYVIGLMDSKNKVTIYTDVVPDPPITHVVKGIEFMEGIKPSVIIAIGGGSCIDMSKGIAYFGRKLKHMDIKSFIAVPTTSGTGSEVTSFAVLTDSETQIKYPLVDDAVLPDEALLTPLFVKTSPPSVTAFSGMDVLVHALEAYVATAANNFTDALAQQAIELVFEYLPKCHKPTATEHDRMSMHEASCLAGLSFNKAGVGIVHAMAHQLGGQFHVPHGLANSMLLPYVIGFNCSHNPAVAKKYAHLSAKLGFAGHNASEVDKLAALIEAIVTLQHTLDCPMNLTAFGVDKAVSETKLDLMADRALEDMCYRFNPYPANHDDLIGLYKKVL, encoded by the coding sequence ATGAATAAATGGACTTTTCCAACTCAAATTTATGCAGGACCAGATTCGTTGAATCGTCTTACAGAATTTAATAATGAATCCATCCTTATCATATGTGATCCATTTTTAAAAGATTCTCCAAGCCTTACCTATGTGATTGGCTTAATGGACAGTAAAAATAAAGTAACTATCTACACTGATGTGGTACCTGATCCGCCCATAACGCATGTAGTAAAGGGCATTGAATTTATGGAAGGCATTAAGCCATCCGTTATCATAGCCATAGGTGGTGGCTCTTGCATTGATATGAGTAAAGGGATTGCTTATTTTGGTCGTAAATTAAAGCATATGGATATCAAATCCTTTATTGCCGTGCCTACTACTAGTGGCACAGGATCTGAAGTGACCTCTTTTGCTGTTCTTACAGATAGCGAAACACAAATTAAGTATCCTCTTGTGGATGATGCGGTATTACCTGATGAAGCTTTATTAACGCCATTGTTTGTAAAAACATCTCCACCAAGTGTTACTGCTTTTAGTGGTATGGATGTACTCGTTCATGCTCTAGAAGCTTATGTAGCGACTGCTGCTAATAACTTTACCGATGCATTGGCACAACAGGCGATTGAGCTTGTCTTTGAATATTTGCCAAAATGTCATAAACCAACAGCTACAGAGCATGACCGCATGTCTATGCACGAAGCATCATGCCTTGCAGGGCTTTCCTTTAACAAGGCTGGCGTAGGTATCGTTCATGCTATGGCTCATCAGCTGGGAGGACAATTCCATGTGCCTCATGGTCTAGCTAATAGTATGCTCTTGCCGTATGTAATTGGATTTAATTGCTCCCACAATCCGGCGGTAGCTAAAAAATATGCTCATTTATCTGCTAAATTAGGCTTTGCAGGTCATAATGCATCAGAGGTGGATAAATTAGCTGCTCTTATAGAAGCTATCGTTACATTGCAACATACATTAGACTGTCCAATGAATCTGACAGCCTTTGGTGTAGATAAAGCTGTATCGGAAACTAAGCTCGACCTTATGGCAGATAGAGCACTAGAGGATATGTGTTACAGATTTAATCCATATCCAGCTAACCATGATGATCTTATTGGTTTATATAAAAAAGTATTGTAA
- a CDS encoding L-lactate permease — MSAITVLLALSPIIWLIVALSILKLPAWQATSVAAIGSFIIAITAFQSDPFIMVTGALEGAALAIWPILLVITAAIFVYNLVVHTKAMETIKTMLSSVTSDTRVLALLLAWGFGAFMEGMAGFGTAVAIPAAMMVAVGFDPLKSIIACLVANSVPTTFGSIGIPTTTLASLTNLDPSHLGTFISVQLFLLNLIAPFFVVMIIGGGIKALKGVFLVTLLSGLALAIPETIINAVMGPELSVISASIVIMAVIIICAKIMPPNDPAYAVKQTGEVPKVSGGEGLVAAMPFILIFVLLLLTSKLFPAINGPLASIKTSVPIYQGPGAKPYTFVWIATPGIMIFIAGIVGGFIQKAKAGEIFGTLGSTVKNLKFTYLTIITVVMTAKLMTYSGMTADIAKAMVAGTGSLYPLFAPIVGALGAFLTGSGTNSNVLFGPLQIAAAQGLDPTNFEDLGFWLAAVNSGAAGIGKMLSPQSIAISIGAVGPALKAYLENHKEIGSEEAHNLEHEIEASVIMNSAFKYFLIFIVMHGCISFFGQHFIHEIHHFFF; from the coding sequence ATGAGTGCTATCACCGTTCTATTAGCGCTATCTCCAATCATTTGGTTGATCGTAGCGTTATCCATCTTGAAATTACCTGCATGGCAAGCAACAAGTGTTGCTGCAATCGGTTCTTTCATCATCGCTATTACAGCATTCCAATCCGATCCATTCATTATGGTCACTGGTGCCCTTGAAGGTGCCGCTTTGGCAATCTGGCCAATCCTATTAGTTATTACAGCTGCTATCTTCGTTTATAACTTGGTAGTACATACGAAAGCAATGGAAACTATTAAAACAATGCTTTCTTCTGTAACATCTGATACTCGTGTACTTGCATTGTTACTTGCATGGGGCTTTGGTGCCTTCATGGAAGGTATGGCTGGCTTTGGTACTGCCGTTGCAATTCCAGCTGCTATGATGGTTGCAGTAGGTTTTGATCCACTAAAATCTATCATCGCATGTCTCGTTGCGAACTCCGTACCAACAACATTTGGCTCCATCGGTATTCCAACAACTACATTGGCATCCTTAACAAACCTTGATCCAAGCCATTTAGGTACATTCATTTCCGTACAATTATTCTTACTTAACCTTATCGCTCCATTCTTCGTTGTTATGATTATTGGTGGCGGTATCAAAGCGTTAAAAGGCGTATTCCTTGTTACATTACTTTCCGGTTTAGCATTAGCTATTCCTGAAACTATAATCAACGCAGTAATGGGTCCAGAATTATCCGTAATCTCTGCATCCATCGTTATCATGGCAGTTATCATTATTTGTGCAAAAATTATGCCTCCTAATGATCCTGCATACGCAGTTAAACAAACTGGCGAAGTTCCAAAAGTTTCTGGCGGTGAAGGCCTTGTAGCTGCAATGCCATTTATCTTAATCTTCGTATTATTGTTATTAACTTCCAAATTGTTCCCTGCAATTAATGGTCCTCTTGCGTCCATTAAAACATCTGTACCTATTTATCAAGGTCCTGGTGCAAAACCTTACACATTCGTATGGATTGCAACTCCTGGTATCATGATTTTCATCGCTGGTATTGTTGGTGGTTTCATCCAAAAAGCAAAAGCTGGCGAAATCTTCGGTACATTGGGTAGCACAGTTAAAAACTTGAAATTCACATACCTTACAATCATCACAGTTGTTATGACAGCTAAATTGATGACTTACTCTGGTATGACTGCAGATATTGCGAAAGCAATGGTTGCTGGTACAGGTTCCTTATACCCTCTATTCGCTCCTATCGTAGGTGCGTTGGGTGCCTTCTTGACAGGTTCCGGTACAAACTCCAACGTATTGTTTGGCCCACTTCAAATCGCTGCAGCTCAAGGTTTAGATCCTACAAACTTCGAAGATCTTGGCTTCTGGTTAGCAGCAGTTAACTCCGGTGCAGCTGGTATCGGCAAAATGTTGTCCCCACAATCCATCGCGATTTCTATTGGTGCCGTAGGTCCTGCTTTGAAAGCATACCTAGAAAACCACAAAGAAATTGGTTCTGAAGAAGCTCACAACTTAGAACATGAAATCGAAGCAAGCGTTATCATGAACAGCGCGTTCAAATACTTCTTGATCTTCATCGTTATGCATGGTTGCATCTCCTTCTTCGGTCAACATTTCATCCATGAAATTCACCACTTCTTCTTCTAA
- a CDS encoding multidrug effflux MFS transporter has translation MNQENSAKVSFILVVFLGMLTAITPLATDLYLPALPIMPGELNTTASNIQMTIGVMTFGVALGQLFGGPISDTMGRKLPLIVGNLLCVISSIICAFAPNIEILLLGRFLQGLTGSVGVVIAKAIARDFASGQELTKLFALLMMVNGLAPVLAPLIGGQLLLFTTWRVIFVILAVFSAILLVGSLLFRESLPKEKRITGGVGVAVKNYITLIKDKPFLGQTLIQLFAFGGFFAYISGSSFVYQNIFNLSAQEFSYLFGINSCGIVLASAISSRVSNVITAKQLLTFSLWQLTIGSLLFLIAMIFEWSLIPVTTILFFTVCTVSLFGSASFSMAMTNYGKMAGSASAILGFASMFAAGIVSPLVGIGGDHTGIPMGITMLVCAVLSLLCLYGLVEKE, from the coding sequence ATGAATCAAGAAAATTCTGCTAAGGTTTCCTTTATCTTGGTAGTATTCCTTGGCATGTTAACAGCCATAACACCGCTCGCAACAGATCTTTATTTACCAGCATTGCCGATTATGCCTGGCGAATTAAATACAACCGCATCTAATATTCAAATGACCATTGGTGTTATGACCTTTGGTGTTGCATTAGGCCAATTATTTGGTGGCCCTATTAGCGATACAATGGGTCGTAAATTACCACTCATCGTAGGCAATTTACTATGTGTCATCTCTAGCATCATTTGTGCCTTTGCACCTAACATCGAAATACTTTTACTAGGTAGATTCCTACAAGGTTTAACTGGATCTGTAGGTGTTGTAATTGCCAAGGCTATCGCTCGAGACTTTGCTTCTGGTCAAGAATTGACGAAACTCTTCGCCTTACTTATGATGGTTAACGGCTTAGCTCCAGTACTTGCCCCTCTCATAGGTGGCCAATTGCTCTTATTCACTACATGGCGTGTAATCTTTGTAATTCTAGCAGTATTCTCTGCTATTCTATTAGTAGGCTCACTTCTATTCCGTGAAAGCTTACCAAAAGAAAAACGTATTACAGGCGGTGTAGGTGTAGCAGTTAAAAATTATATTACCCTCATCAAAGATAAGCCATTCTTAGGTCAAACATTAATACAATTATTTGCCTTTGGCGGATTTTTTGCTTATATATCAGGTTCATCCTTTGTATACCAAAATATTTTTAATCTTTCCGCTCAAGAATTTAGCTATCTTTTCGGTATTAACAGCTGTGGTATTGTCTTAGCTAGTGCCATTAGTAGTCGTGTCAGTAATGTTATAACAGCTAAACAATTACTAACATTCAGCCTATGGCAACTTACAATTGGTTCCTTACTATTCTTAATTGCTATGATTTTCGAATGGTCACTCATCCCTGTAACAACCATCCTATTCTTTACCGTATGTACCGTATCCCTATTCGGCTCCGCCTCATTCTCTATGGCGATGACCAACTACGGGAAAATGGCAGGCAGTGCCTCTGCCATACTCGGCTTTGCAAGCATGTTTGCGGCAGGTATTGTATCTCCACTCGTTGGTATTGGTGGGGATCATACGGGGATACCCATGGGGATTACAATGCTAGTATGTGCAGTGCTTTCCTTATTGTGCCTATATGGTTTAGTTGAAAAAGAATAA
- a CDS encoding EutN/CcmL family microcompartment protein, whose translation MQVGKVVGSIVSTQKHESLKGMKLMMVDILDGEQELTGRIEIAVDTVCAGEGEYVLLTRGSSARHIFEDDRGTAVDCAIVGIIDSFEK comes from the coding sequence ATGCAAGTCGGTAAAGTTGTGGGTAGTATCGTATCTACTCAAAAGCATGAATCTCTAAAGGGAATGAAACTGATGATGGTGGACATTCTCGACGGAGAACAAGAGTTGACGGGGCGCATAGAAATCGCCGTCGATACAGTATGTGCTGGTGAAGGTGAATATGTGCTTCTAACTCGAGGCTCATCGGCACGGCATATTTTCGAAGATGATAGAGGCACCGCAGTAGATTGTGCTATTGTGGGTATTATTGATAGTTTTGAAAAATAA
- a CDS encoding 2-hydroxyacyl-CoA dehydratase translates to MQHMLRMGIDVGSTTVKVVLLDEHDNYLYKKYIRHYANILDTVYTLLQEAQVGHENDQVHVCITGSGGMAMAEKVRIPFVQEVIAETRAVKALYPETDVIIELGGEDAKVTYLGQTAEHRMNGSCAGGTGAFIDQMATLLQTDASGLNQLAMNADTIYPIAARCGVFAKTDVQALLNQGASHENIAKSVFQAIVNQTIAGLACGHKIEGNVAFLGGPLTFLSELRQCFCDTLELDEAHRIIPENGELFIALGAALMKEDCREITVGQLTKEIGALIGIPMEATDRVEPLFKNEQELEEFRARHAKAVTPKANIEDAQGPCYLGIDAGSTTLKVVLINSNKEIIFSHYGPNHGKPLEKSREMIEKIYELLPKGAYIAHSGVTGYGEAFLKRALGIDIGEVETMAHYRAARYFCPDVSFILDIGGQDMKCCKVRDGYIEDIVLNEACSSGCGSFIDTFASGLRIPIDQFAKEGLLASLPIDLGSRCTVFMNSKVKQAQKEGATVQDIAAGLAYSVIKNALYKVLKVKDPKELGDHIVVQGGTFYNESVLRAFEKLMGVEVIRPDVSGLMGAYGMALLAAETAEELQKEKSTLLDSNGLNSLQVSTTMRNCGLCSNNCMLTINAFSDGRTYVTGNRCDRGAGGMIQEERKAVPNLVDVKLRRYFDYYLKKNIPEFEGKMRVGIPRVLNMYEDFPFWFTFFNTLGYEVILSDYTTKDQYNKAIDTIPSDTACYPAKAVHGHIRDLANAQVDFVWYPCIQHGPKEFSRDNNYHCPMVISYPELIKNNMQDVLGDTPFHAPFLPLADKKSLVPALVKALDFLNLKKKDIANAVEKAWEEQENCKASYRETTKKTVSRLVAEQIPTIVLAGRPYHLDSGINHGIPELITSLGMAVLTEDGVAPLGNEIKHLRVVDQWSYHSRLYRAAEFVSRTEGFQIVELNSFGCGLDSIVADQVKDILSANHKIHTLLKIDEGTNLGAVTIRLRSLQSVMERSLRRHHNPEAPEVVEEQLPTYDYNRVVFTEEMRKTYKILVPQMSPLHFSLLDPVLKNEGYNFEMLPAPTRDDIEVGLKYINNDACYPAIIVVGQLMSALLSGKYDIDKTAVIISQTGGGCRATNYIGYLRKALIDAGMKQVPILSLNASDMERQPGFKLTKGFLHRMIQAVVYGDALMQCVLATRPYETNPGSTDALCDYWIKKLRENITSASLRQYNKYIKEIIHDFDNLPVNKDVQKPRVGVVGEIYVKFHPSANNHINELIEKEGGEVVTSGLLDFFLYCAMDSTYRAKHLDGTWLSGFFGTLAREALELYRLPYAKAVAASKHFDPLQRMTEVAKEAAQYIGLGNQCGEGWFLTGDMIDLIEKGAKQIVCLQPFGCLPNHVTGKGMVKTLSAAYPDVRIAAIDYDPGSSAVNQANRLKLLLSTMFE, encoded by the coding sequence ATGCAACACATGCTACGCATGGGTATTGACGTGGGCTCTACAACGGTTAAAGTTGTACTATTAGACGAACACGATAATTATTTGTATAAAAAGTACATACGCCATTATGCGAACATTTTGGACACCGTATATACCTTGCTCCAAGAGGCTCAAGTGGGCCATGAAAATGATCAAGTTCATGTATGTATTACCGGTTCTGGTGGTATGGCGATGGCTGAAAAGGTACGCATTCCATTCGTACAAGAGGTTATTGCTGAAACACGTGCTGTAAAAGCATTGTATCCAGAAACTGATGTTATCATCGAACTTGGTGGTGAAGATGCGAAGGTAACCTATTTAGGTCAAACGGCAGAACACCGTATGAATGGTTCTTGTGCAGGTGGTACAGGTGCTTTCATCGACCAAATGGCGACTTTATTGCAAACTGATGCATCTGGTCTTAACCAATTGGCCATGAATGCTGATACGATTTATCCAATTGCAGCACGCTGTGGCGTATTTGCTAAAACAGACGTACAAGCTTTGTTAAACCAAGGCGCATCTCATGAAAATATTGCAAAATCCGTATTCCAAGCGATTGTAAACCAAACAATTGCGGGCCTTGCATGCGGTCATAAAATTGAAGGTAATGTAGCGTTCCTTGGCGGTCCATTGACATTCTTGTCTGAATTGCGCCAATGCTTCTGCGATACCTTAGAACTAGATGAAGCGCATCGCATTATCCCTGAGAATGGTGAATTGTTCATCGCTTTAGGGGCGGCTTTGATGAAAGAAGACTGTCGTGAGATTACAGTTGGTCAATTAACAAAAGAAATCGGTGCCCTCATCGGTATTCCTATGGAGGCTACAGATCGTGTAGAACCTCTATTTAAAAATGAACAAGAATTAGAAGAATTCCGCGCTCGTCATGCTAAGGCAGTAACGCCAAAAGCAAATATTGAAGATGCGCAAGGTCCTTGTTACCTTGGTATTGATGCTGGTTCTACTACACTTAAGGTAGTTCTCATCAATAGTAATAAGGAAATTATCTTCTCTCACTATGGTCCAAACCATGGTAAACCGTTAGAAAAATCTCGTGAAATGATCGAGAAAATTTATGAACTTTTACCAAAAGGCGCTTATATTGCGCATTCTGGTGTAACGGGTTACGGCGAAGCGTTCCTTAAACGCGCCCTTGGCATCGATATCGGTGAAGTAGAAACAATGGCTCACTATCGTGCAGCTCGCTACTTCTGCCCTGATGTTTCCTTTATCTTGGACATCGGCGGTCAAGATATGAAATGCTGTAAGGTTCGCGATGGCTATATCGAAGATATCGTATTGAACGAAGCATGTTCCTCTGGTTGTGGTTCCTTCATCGATACATTCGCATCCGGTCTACGCATTCCAATCGACCAATTCGCGAAGGAAGGTTTGTTGGCATCCTTGCCAATCGACTTGGGGTCTCGTTGTACCGTATTTATGAACTCTAAGGTTAAGCAGGCTCAAAAAGAAGGTGCTACGGTACAAGATATCGCGGCAGGTCTTGCTTACTCTGTTATTAAAAATGCCCTTTATAAGGTTCTTAAGGTAAAAGATCCTAAAGAATTGGGCGATCATATCGTTGTACAAGGCGGTACATTCTACAATGAATCCGTATTGCGTGCCTTTGAGAAATTGATGGGCGTAGAAGTAATTCGTCCTGACGTATCTGGCTTGATGGGTGCGTATGGTATGGCCCTTCTTGCAGCTGAAACGGCAGAAGAGTTACAAAAGGAAAAAAGTACTTTGCTCGATAGCAATGGTCTTAACTCCTTACAAGTATCTACGACAATGCGCAATTGTGGACTTTGCTCTAATAATTGTATGCTTACCATCAACGCTTTCTCCGATGGTCGTACCTATGTAACGGGTAACCGTTGTGACCGCGGTGCAGGCGGTATGATTCAAGAGGAACGCAAAGCAGTTCCTAACTTAGTAGATGTTAAATTGCGTCGTTACTTCGACTACTACTTAAAGAAAAATATTCCAGAGTTCGAAGGTAAAATGCGCGTAGGTATTCCTCGCGTCCTCAACATGTATGAGGATTTCCCATTCTGGTTTACATTCTTTAATACACTTGGCTATGAAGTAATCCTTTCCGATTACACAACGAAGGACCAATACAACAAGGCTATCGATACAATCCCATCCGATACAGCTTGCTATCCAGCAAAAGCTGTTCATGGTCATATTCGCGATCTTGCGAATGCACAGGTAGACTTTGTTTGGTACCCTTGTATTCAACATGGCCCTAAGGAATTTAGCCGCGACAATAATTACCATTGTCCAATGGTTATTTCCTATCCAGAACTTATTAAAAACAACATGCAAGACGTGTTAGGAGATACTCCATTCCATGCACCATTCTTGCCGTTAGCTGATAAGAAATCTCTTGTTCCTGCTCTTGTGAAAGCATTGGACTTCTTGAATCTCAAGAAGAAAGATATTGCTAACGCTGTTGAAAAAGCGTGGGAAGAACAAGAAAATTGTAAGGCTTCTTACCGTGAAACGACAAAGAAAACAGTATCTCGCCTCGTAGCAGAACAAATTCCTACTATCGTATTAGCTGGCCGTCCATACCATTTGGACTCTGGTATTAATCACGGTATCCCAGAGCTTATTACATCCCTTGGTATGGCTGTTCTTACAGAAGATGGCGTTGCGCCACTGGGGAATGAAATCAAGCATCTACGTGTTGTAGACCAATGGTCTTACCATAGCCGTCTATATCGCGCTGCTGAATTCGTAAGTAGAACAGAAGGCTTCCAAATTGTTGAGCTCAACTCCTTCGGTTGTGGCCTCGACTCTATCGTAGCGGATCAAGTAAAAGATATACTTTCAGCAAACCATAAAATTCATACCTTACTCAAAATTGACGAAGGTACAAACCTTGGGGCTGTAACGATTCGTTTGCGTTCATTGCAATCTGTAATGGAACGTAGCTTGCGTCGTCATCACAACCCAGAGGCACCAGAAGTGGTGGAAGAACAATTGCCAACCTACGATTATAATCGCGTGGTGTTTACAGAGGAAATGCGTAAGACCTATAAAATCTTGGTGCCACAAATGTCACCATTGCATTTTAGCCTCTTAGATCCAGTCCTCAAAAATGAAGGCTATAACTTTGAAATGTTGCCAGCACCAACGCGTGACGATATTGAAGTGGGCTTGAAATATATCAATAATGATGCATGTTACCCAGCGATTATCGTTGTTGGTCAGCTCATGTCTGCACTATTATCTGGCAAATATGATATCGATAAAACAGCTGTTATCATCTCTCAAACAGGTGGTGGTTGCCGTGCTACAAACTATATTGGCTATTTGCGTAAAGCATTGATTGACGCTGGTATGAAACAAGTGCCAATTCTATCTCTTAATGCAAGCGATATGGAACGTCAACCAGGCTTCAAATTGACAAAAGGTTTCTTGCATCGCATGATTCAAGCCGTTGTCTACGGTGATGCCCTCATGCAATGCGTATTGGCTACACGTCCTTACGAAACTAACCCAGGCTCTACAGATGCATTATGTGATTACTGGATTAAAAAATTACGTGAAAACATTACATCTGCCAGCCTTCGTCAGTATAATAAGTACATCAAAGAAATCATTCATGACTTTGATAACTTGCCGGTCAATAAAGATGTACAAAAACCTCGCGTTGGCGTCGTAGGGGAAATTTACGTTAAATTCCACCCAAGTGCTAACAACCATATCAATGAACTCATTGAAAAAGAAGGTGGCGAAGTCGTTACATCTGGTTTATTAGACTTCTTCTTGTACTGCGCAATGGATAGCACATACCGTGCTAAACACCTTGATGGTACATGGCTATCTGGCTTCTTCGGTACATTGGCTCGTGAAGCCCTTGAACTTTACCGCTTGCCATACGCTAAAGCCGTAGCAGCGTCTAAACACTTCGACCCTCTACAACGTATGACAGAAGTAGCAAAAGAAGCAGCTCAATACATTGGCCTTGGTAACCAATGCGGTGAAGGCTGGTTCCTCACAGGCGATATGATTGACCTCATCGAAAAAGGGGCAAAACAAATCGTATGCTTGCAACCATTCGGTTGCTTACCAAACCACGTAACAGGTAAAGGCATGGTAAAAACACTATCCGCTGCCTACCCAGACGTGCGCATTGCTGCCATCGACTACGATCCAGGCTCCAGTGCAGTAAACCAAGCAAACCGCTTGAAACTATTACTATCGACCATGTTTGAATAA
- the pduM gene encoding PduM family microcompartment protein: MDALVKLVLERLEKRMTSTATFMVTECNSYDEHILLQNQLISFSGIDYGHIRELMGDTLVPWVTYLHRALAYDCEVTIRLAVPVTSLMNPSVILDWPIKFLDKFGRPIYASHQAWITASFVRSCESQSIIVIYRGQRFTMAARDEIERLGITIIEGNEKYASR, translated from the coding sequence ATGGATGCATTAGTTAAACTGGTGCTAGAACGCCTAGAAAAGCGTATGACATCCACTGCTACGTTTATGGTCACAGAGTGCAATAGCTATGATGAACATATATTGTTGCAGAATCAACTCATTTCTTTCAGTGGTATAGATTATGGTCATATACGAGAGTTAATGGGCGATACATTGGTGCCTTGGGTTACTTATTTGCATCGTGCATTAGCCTATGACTGTGAGGTGACAATACGCCTAGCAGTTCCTGTAACCTCGTTGATGAATCCATCAGTCATTCTAGATTGGCCTATCAAATTTTTAGATAAATTTGGTCGTCCTATATATGCTAGTCATCAAGCTTGGATAACGGCCTCTTTTGTTAGATCTTGTGAAAGTCAGTCTATTATCGTCATATATAGGGGACAACGGTTCACCATGGCTGCTCGAGATGAAATCGAGCGCTTAGGTATCACAATAATTGAAGGGAACGAGAAGTATGCAAGTCGGTAA
- a CDS encoding PepSY domain-containing protein, with protein sequence MKKMVKSLILTVVAVLSSTVVSSVEAISSDEAVQSALARVPGATIANVTEFNRDYDHGRLEYEGEIHYNGYEYDFEIDADTGTFTKWEVEQEVY encoded by the coding sequence ATGAAAAAAATGGTAAAATCTTTGATTTTGACTGTGGTAGCTGTCCTGAGTAGTACTGTAGTGTCCTCCGTAGAAGCTATTAGTTCTGATGAGGCCGTACAAAGTGCATTGGCACGTGTACCTGGTGCAACGATTGCAAATGTAACTGAGTTCAATCGTGATTATGATCATGGCCGTTTAGAGTATGAAGGTGAAATTCATTACAATGGTTATGAATACGACTTTGAAATCGATGCAGATACTGGTACATTTACAAAATGGGAAGTGGAGCAAGAGGTCTATTAA
- a CDS encoding aldehyde dehydrogenase family protein, translated as MMENNTQLKEMIRSMVIDVLQGQNQESASSQPIKQAPRDQVEPGVFDTVDDAIQAAKAAQARFEDCTLATREKVIADIRAAMRPRVQELAQKTVEETGMGRVADKVLKLNLTLDKTPGVEDLVTECETGDNGMTLYELSAYGVIGAITPSTNPAETLICNTIGMLAAGNAVFFSVHPGAKHLSRLLVSELNQIIAKSIGIENLIVTLREPSIESAQEMMLHPDVSLLVVTGGPGVVKQALQSGKKVIGAGAGNPPAFVDETADIKKAAQDIVLGASLDNNILCIAEKSVVAMRQIEPQLVQEMVKAGCVLIENQQDIQRLVDLTVLPNGTPNKKFVGKNASVILDAAHIPYNGDPRLIIMRTPKDHPFAVIEMLMPILPVVTVDSFDEGLDVCLMLEAGLHHTATMHSLNMERLNRMARKMKTSIFVKNGPSYAGLGFSGEGTTTFTIATPTGESTTSARCFARRRRCCLTTGFNIR; from the coding sequence ATGATGGAAAACAATACACAGTTGAAAGAAATGATCCGCTCCATGGTTATAGATGTATTACAGGGGCAAAATCAAGAATCTGCCTCATCACAACCTATTAAACAAGCGCCTAGAGATCAAGTTGAGCCAGGTGTATTTGATACGGTTGATGACGCAATTCAAGCAGCAAAAGCAGCGCAAGCGCGCTTTGAAGATTGCACCTTGGCAACCCGTGAAAAGGTAATAGCAGACATCCGTGCTGCTATGCGTCCACGAGTACAAGAGTTGGCTCAAAAAACCGTTGAAGAAACGGGGATGGGGCGCGTTGCAGATAAAGTACTGAAATTAAACCTTACACTTGATAAAACACCGGGCGTAGAAGATCTCGTTACAGAGTGTGAAACTGGTGATAATGGCATGACATTATACGAATTATCTGCTTACGGTGTCATCGGTGCTATTACACCAAGTACAAATCCAGCGGAAACATTAATATGTAATACTATCGGCATGTTAGCAGCGGGGAATGCAGTATTCTTTAGCGTTCATCCTGGTGCTAAGCATCTTAGTCGATTGTTAGTTAGTGAACTTAATCAAATCATCGCTAAATCAATTGGCATTGAAAATCTTATTGTTACACTTCGGGAGCCATCTATTGAGTCCGCTCAAGAGATGATGTTGCACCCCGATGTGAGTCTATTAGTTGTTACTGGTGGCCCTGGGGTTGTAAAACAAGCACTTCAAAGTGGTAAAAAGGTTATCGGTGCCGGTGCTGGTAATCCACCAGCCTTTGTAGATGAAACAGCAGATATTAAAAAGGCAGCTCAAGATATTGTTCTCGGTGCAAGCCTCGATAATAATATTCTATGTATCGCTGAAAAGAGCGTCGTTGCTATGCGCCAAATTGAGCCACAACTAGTTCAAGAAATGGTGAAAGCAGGATGCGTCCTCATTGAAAATCAACAAGATATTCAACGCTTAGTGGATTTAACTGTATTACCAAATGGGACACCAAACAAAAAGTTCGTCGGTAAGAATGCAAGCGTCATTCTTGATGCGGCACATATTCCGTATAACGGTGATCCACGATTGATTATCATGCGTACACCAAAAGACCATCCATTTGCAGTGATTGAAATGTTAATGCCTATTCTACCGGTTGTGACGGTAGATAGCTTTGATGAAGGTCTCGATGTATGCTTGATGTTAGAAGCGGGCTTACATCATACGGCAACAATGCATTCCTTAAATATGGAACGTCTCAATCGTATGGCTCGTAAAATGAAAACATCTATTTTTGTTAAAAATGGTCCATCCTATGCAGGGCTTGGTTTTAGTGGTGAAGGTACGACAACCTTTACAATTGCTACACCAACTGGGGAATCGACTACATCAGCGCGCTGCTTTGCACGACGTCGTAGATGTTGTTTAACAACAGGATTTAATATTCGATAG